Proteins encoded in a region of the Populus nigra chromosome 3, ddPopNigr1.1, whole genome shotgun sequence genome:
- the LOC133689653 gene encoding transcription initiation factor IIB-2-like, translating to MGDAFCSDCKKHTEVVCDHSAGDTVCSECGLVLESHSIDETSEWRIFANESGDNDPVRVGGPTNPLLTDGGLSTVIAKPNGASGDFLSTSLGRWQNRGSNPDRGLILAFKTIATMSDRLGLVATIKDRANEIYKKVEDQKSSRGRNQDALLAACLYIACRQEDKPRTVKEICSVANGATKKEIGRAKEYIVKQLGLEAGQSVEMGTIHAGDFMRRFCSNLGMSNHTVKAATEAVKTSEQFDIRRSPISIAAAVIYIITQLSDDKKPLRDISLATGVAEGTIRNSYKDLYPHVSKIIPAWYANEEDLKNLSSP from the exons ATGGGGGACGCTTTCTGTTCAGATTGTAAGAAACACACGGAGGTAGTATGCGACCATTCAGCAGGAGACACAGTGTGTTCAGAGTGTGGTCTTGTCTTAGAATCTCACTCGATCGATGAAACATCAGAGTGGAGAATCTTTGCGAATGAATCAGGAGATAATGATCCAGTTCGTGTCGGTGGACCTACTAATCCTTTGTTAACAGACGGTGGCCTTTCTACTGTTATTGCTAAACCTAATGGTGCTTCCGGAGATTTCTTGTCGACTTCTCTTGGTCGGTGGCAGAACCGTGGGTCCAATCCTGATCGTGGGTTGATTCTGGCTTTTAAAACCATTGCAACCATGTCTgacag GTTGGGCCTTGTTGCAACAATCAAG GATCGGGCTAATGAGATCTATAAGAAGGTGGAGGATCAAAAGTCCAGTAGAGGAAGGAATCAGGATGCTTTATTGGCTGCTTGCCTCTATATTGCTTGTCGACAAGAAGACAAGCCCCGAACCGTAAAGG AAATTTGCTCTGTCGCCAATGGAGCCACAAAGAAGGAAATTGGCCGAGCAAAAGAATACATAGTGAAACAACTGGGTTTGGAGGCAGGTCAGTCTGTGGAGATGGGAACTATACATGCTGGGGATTTTATG AGACGTTTCTGTTCCAATCTTGGAATGTCTAATCATACAGTTAAAGCTGCCACAGAAGCTGTTAAGACGTCAGAACAGTTTGATATAAG GAGGAGTCCTATATCAATCGCAGCAGctgttatttatataataactcAGCTTTCAGACGACAAGAAGCCTCTCCGAG ATATTTCACTAGCAACTGGAGTTGCTGAAGGAACAATCAGAAATTCGTACAAGGATCTCTATCCCCACGTATCAAAGATAATACCAGCATGGTATGCGAATGAGGAAGATCTGAAGAACCTTAGCAGTCCTTGA